GTGGATATTGCCGAGCCGCGGCTGGATGCGTCCGCCGTCCGGATCGTTCTCGAAGGCGACGCCCGGTGCGAAGACCCGGTCGAAGAAGCCCTTCAGGATGGCCGGGAAATTGAACCACCATTGCGGAAACACCAGCACCAGCCCGTCCGCCTGTTTCAGCCGGGAGACATAGGGTTCCGCCTCGGATGGATCGTAGGCCGGCTCGAAATAGCGCGCGCGCTCGCAATGGCTGAGCCGTGGGTCGAAGCCTTCGCGGTAGAGGTCGAGCAGGTCGACCGTATGGCCGTTCGCCGTCAGCTTCCGGCGCACCGTCTCGGCGACGCTTGCGGCAAAGCTTTCCTCCAGCGGGTGGGCGAGCACGACAAGGATGCGCATGGCGGCCTCAGAACAGCGAACCCTGGCGCGACGCGGGCTTTACCGCCTCCGCCTTCGCCGGCTTCTTCCTCGGCGCGCCGCCGCCCGATCCGGTAACGGCATCCACCGCGCCGTCGGCGAATTCGATGGCGATGGCGCGGCCGGGGCCGAGTTCCGCCGCGCCCTTGACCGGCGCGCCATCCTCGTCGCGCACCAGCGCATAGCCGCGCTTCAGCACGTTGCGGTAGGAGAGCGACTGCAACACGCGGTCCTGTGCCAGAAGCAGGGCGCGCCGCCGGGAAAGATCGCCGGAAAGCGCGCTTTCGGCCCTGAGCGCAAGGCCGCTCAGCCGGTCGCGGGCGCGTTCCGTCTGTGTCTTGATCCGGGCGGGTGTGGCGCGCAGCGATACGTCGAAAGCCGAAAGCCGGGCGCGAAAATGATCGAGCCGGCGTTCGACGATACGCTCGGCCCTGAGCAGCCGGTCGGCGACGCGCTGGCGGCGCTCGGCGATGCGGGTGATGAGCATGTCGGGCCGCAGATGCGCCGCCGTCCGCTCGAAGGCGCGGCGCTTGTTCGCCGTGTTCATCTGGAGGCCGCGCCCGAGACCGGCCGATGCCTCGTCGAAGCGGCGGCGCGGCAGGGCGAGAAGCTGGTCGAGCGAGGGGAGCGCCCGGGCGAGCGCGCGCACGCCCTGCCGGCGGTTGTCCATCTGGCGGGCCGTCGCCCCGCGCAGCCGCGCGGCGAGCGAGGCGATCTCCGCATCGAGATCGGCCTTCACCGGAACGGCCATTTCGGCCGCGCCCGTCGGCGTCGGCGCGCGGCGGTCGGCGGCGTGATCGATCAGCGTCCAGTCCGTCTCGTGGCCCACGGCGGAGATCAGCGGGATGTGCGAGGCGGCGGCGGCGCGCACCACGATCTCGTCGTTGAAGCTCCAGAGGTCCTCGAGGCTGCCACCGCCGCGCGCGACGATCAGCACGTCCGGCCGCGGGATCGGCCCGAGCGGGTCCAGCGTGTTGAAGCCCTCGATGGCCGCCGCGACCTCCTGGCCGGACCCCTCGCCCTGCACCTTCACGGGCCAGACGACGACATGGACCGGGAAACGGTCGGCGATGCGGTGGAGGATATCGCGGATGACCGCGCCGGTCGGCGAGGTGACGACGCCGATCACCCTCGGCAGGAAGGGCAGCGGCTTCTTGCGGTCCGCATCGAACAGTCCCTCGGCGGCAAGCTTGCGGCGGCGCTCTTCCAGCAGCGCCATCAAAGCGCCCGCGCCGGCCGGCTCCAGCGTCTCGATGACGATCTGGTATTTCGAGGAACCGGGGAAGGTGGTGATCTTGCCCGTGGCGATCACCTCCATGCCTTCTTCCGGCTTGAAGCGCAGGCGCGAGAAGCTGCCCTTCCAGATCACCGCGTCGATGCGGGCCTTGTCGTCCTTCAGCGAGAAATAGGCATGTCCCGAGGAATGCGGGCCGCGATAGCCGGAAATCTCGCCGCGCACCCGCACCTGGTCGAACGCCTGCTCGACGGTGCGCTTGATGGAGCCGGACAGCTCCGACACCGAATATTCGGCAAGGTTCGACGGCGAATCGTTTTCGGAAAAGAAGCTCATGGGGCAAGTGTAGTGCGTTTCGCCCGCGATGACAGGGCGGCGCGCGCGGCATCCCCAGCCTGCGCGCCTATTCCGGCCTTACCCGGTAGAGCCGCAGCGATGCGTTCTCCGTTCCGGCGACCGGCCCCAGATAGTCCGGCACCCTGCCTTTGAGAAGATCGGCATAGAGGCCGCCCGGTTCCGCCTTCGCAAGGTCGCGGGTCTGCGTGTCATCCGGGCAGAAGGCGAGCAGCGTCACATGCGCCCCGCGCAGGAAGGCTTCCGCCTGCCGCGGATTGGAAAGGCCGATATGCAACTCCGTCAGCATGCCGCCCTGGTTCCGGTGGTAAGGCGCGGACAGCACGCGATGGCCCGTATAGCGCAGGATCGGCGCCCCGAGATTGGAGGCCCCGGCGACAACGCCGACAGGCTCGGCGGCAAGCGGTGCGATGGAGGCTTCGGCGATGCAGGAAAGGCGCGGCGCCGGGGCGGTCGACAGGCCGGCGGACAGTTTCTGTTGCGAGCGGCCGGGCAGCATTGCACCGGCCAGCGCCCAGCTCGCGGGCACGGAGGCGAGCGTCAGGGCGATGAAGGCCAGCCCCAGCTTGAGGTTCTTCGGGTCGGCGTTGGAGGCCTTCCGCATATCCGCGATGGCAAGGCCGAGCGGCAGGGCGGAGAGCATGTTGGAGAAGATCGCGCCGCGGATCTGGATGAGCGAGACGGCGAAGGCGACGGCAAGGAGGGCGAACACAAGGAGATGCGCTTCGGCTTTCTCCCCGCGCCGGACGCGCCACAGGCAGACCAGCATGGCGAGAAGGCCGGGCGCGTAGAAGCTGCCGATCGATCCCGGCTCGAGCCTGAACTGCGCCACCGCCGACTGCGCCTCGATGACGCCCGAAAGCCAGAAGGTCTTCAGCAGCGGGTCGAGCGTGTCGAGCGGATTGGCAAGGCAGCCGGGTGCGATGACCAGCACCGCGGCGGCGATGACGACACCCGCGCCGGCAAGGGCGGTGAGCCGGCCGCGGAGAGACCGGCCGCTCGCCAGCGAGGCCGTCAGGAACAGCGCGCCGCCGCCGAGCGTCGCCAGTGCGTAGAAGCCGTAGGAAAGGCTGTCGCAGGTCACCTGTGTATAGCGCGACGGTGCGACGGTGGCGAAGAAGGCAAGCGTGATCGTCAGCGCCAGCGAAAGGCCGAAGGCGGCCGCCGCCTCGCGGAAGGCCGGCCCATGCCAGACCCAGCGCAGCGCGACGACGAGGCAGACCGCGCCGGTCAGCGGTGTCGTTTCCGCGCCGATGGCGATGGCAAGGCCCGAAAGCAGGCCGGCCACCGCATGGTCGCGCGCCCGCATCCCGGGGTCGAGCAGCATGGCGGCGATGCCGGCGACGAGTGCGAGCTGGACATTGTGATGGTCGATGGAGCCGGGCTGGAAGCGGTTGAGCGCCACGACGAAGACCGCGGTCAGCACCAGCGTCGCATGCATCGCCATGGCGCCGCCGAGCCGGTAGGCGGCAAGCCCCATGCCGGCCAGCACAGGCACGACGAGCAGCGCCGGCCAGACCGCGAGCGCGATCGCCTCGGCGTGCGCCTGATCGGTAAACAGTAAGAAGAAGCTGATGAGATTGGCGATGGGCAGATCGACCAGGCGCGACCAGTGCATCAGCGTGCCGCCGTCGAGGCCGAGGCGGTATTGCGTCGTGTCGAACCAGCTCTGTCCGGCGAGAAGGTCGCGCACCACGACGAGCCGCATCGCATCGTCGTTGTCCGCCCCGACATAGTCGGTGGCGAATGGCAGCGAGATGGCGAGTACCAGTGCGATGGCGACGAG
This DNA window, taken from Shinella zoogloeoides, encodes the following:
- a CDS encoding NAD(P)H-dependent oxidoreductase; translation: MRILVVLAHPLEESFAASVAETVRRKLTANGHTVDLLDLYREGFDPRLSHCERARYFEPAYDPSEAEPYVSRLKQADGLVLVFPQWWFNFPAILKGFFDRVFAPGVAFENDPDGGRIQPRLGNIHLFWAFTTTGSPWWVVNLYMGNPVKRLLKRGIAAFCAKGLDFRMVTLHDMDRIDAARRKAHLARVEKLIDRI
- the xseA gene encoding exodeoxyribonuclease VII large subunit; translated protein: MSFFSENDSPSNLAEYSVSELSGSIKRTVEQAFDQVRVRGEISGYRGPHSSGHAYFSLKDDKARIDAVIWKGSFSRLRFKPEEGMEVIATGKITTFPGSSKYQIVIETLEPAGAGALMALLEERRRKLAAEGLFDADRKKPLPFLPRVIGVVTSPTGAVIRDILHRIADRFPVHVVVWPVKVQGEGSGQEVAAAIEGFNTLDPLGPIPRPDVLIVARGGGSLEDLWSFNDEIVVRAAAASHIPLISAVGHETDWTLIDHAADRRAPTPTGAAEMAVPVKADLDAEIASLAARLRGATARQMDNRRQGVRALARALPSLDQLLALPRRRFDEASAGLGRGLQMNTANKRRAFERTAAHLRPDMLITRIAERRQRVADRLLRAERIVERRLDHFRARLSAFDVSLRATPARIKTQTERARDRLSGLALRAESALSGDLSRRRALLLAQDRVLQSLSYRNVLKRGYALVRDEDGAPVKGAAELGPGRAIAIEFADGAVDAVTGSGGGAPRKKPAKAEAVKPASRQGSLF